The Streptomyces sp. NBC_00162 genome window below encodes:
- a CDS encoding GMC oxidoreductase → MTPNLTRRHVLGLAALQTAAALGFTRIGLSSAAAAEPQAAQYAPAIVVGSGYGAAVAALRLGQAGVRTVVLEMGRLWDTPGPDGKVFPSTSAPDQRSMWFRTRTEAPLAQFLWLDVVNRDISPYPGVLDRVNYGDMSVYVGRGVGGGSLVNGGMAPTPRRSYFSEVLPAVDADEMYGTYYPRARAMLGVNDIDPAWFESTEWYRFARISRKHAHNTGLKTVFVPNVYDFAYMQREAAGTATKSALAGEVIYGNNHGKKSVDKTYLAAAIGTGNVTIETMQHVVGVRQDPAGGYVLTVRTSDLTGRVTQVRELGCRRLFLGAGSLGTTEILLRARETGALPALSDRVGLGWGHNGNVMTARANHLWDTVGCNQATMPALGIDDWDNAANPVFAEIAPLPMGIEHWISMYLAITKNPERGHFTYDAATDSARLNWRRDQNTPSVNAAKNLFDRINRRNFTIYRYDLFGDNRTFADNFTYHPLGGCVLGEATDLYGRAKGYQGLYVVDSSLIPGSLGVNPFVTVTALAERNMARILAED, encoded by the coding sequence ATGACACCAAATCTGACGCGCCGTCACGTCCTCGGACTGGCCGCCCTGCAGACCGCCGCCGCGCTCGGGTTCACGCGCATCGGGCTGTCCTCCGCGGCCGCGGCCGAGCCACAGGCGGCTCAGTACGCGCCCGCCATCGTCGTCGGGTCCGGCTACGGGGCCGCCGTCGCCGCGCTGCGCCTCGGGCAGGCCGGCGTGCGCACCGTCGTCCTCGAAATGGGCCGGCTCTGGGACACCCCCGGGCCCGACGGAAAGGTCTTCCCCTCCACCTCCGCGCCCGACCAGCGCTCCATGTGGTTCCGCACGCGCACCGAGGCCCCGCTCGCCCAGTTCCTCTGGCTCGACGTGGTCAACCGCGACATCAGCCCGTACCCCGGCGTCCTCGACCGCGTGAACTACGGCGACATGTCCGTGTACGTGGGCCGCGGCGTCGGCGGCGGATCCCTCGTCAACGGCGGGATGGCGCCGACGCCGCGGCGTTCGTACTTCTCCGAGGTGCTGCCGGCGGTCGACGCCGACGAGATGTACGGCACCTACTACCCCCGCGCCCGCGCCATGCTCGGGGTCAACGACATCGACCCGGCCTGGTTCGAGTCCACCGAGTGGTACCGCTTCGCCCGGATCTCCCGCAAACACGCCCACAACACCGGCCTGAAGACCGTCTTCGTCCCCAACGTCTACGACTTCGCCTACATGCAGCGCGAGGCGGCCGGCACCGCCACGAAATCAGCCCTGGCCGGGGAGGTCATCTACGGCAACAACCACGGCAAGAAGAGCGTCGACAAGACCTACCTCGCGGCCGCGATCGGCACCGGCAACGTCACCATCGAGACCATGCAGCACGTGGTCGGCGTACGGCAGGACCCCGCCGGGGGGTACGTGCTGACCGTGCGGACCAGCGATCTCACCGGAAGGGTCACCCAGGTCCGCGAACTCGGCTGCCGGCGGCTCTTCCTGGGGGCCGGGAGCCTGGGCACCACCGAGATCCTGCTGCGGGCCCGCGAGACCGGGGCGCTGCCCGCGCTCAGCGACCGGGTCGGGCTCGGCTGGGGCCACAACGGCAACGTCATGACCGCCCGCGCCAACCACCTGTGGGACACCGTCGGCTGCAACCAGGCCACCATGCCCGCCCTGGGCATCGACGACTGGGACAACGCGGCGAACCCGGTCTTCGCCGAGATCGCCCCGCTCCCCATGGGCATCGAGCACTGGATCTCGATGTACCTGGCCATCACCAAGAACCCCGAGCGCGGGCACTTCACGTACGACGCTGCCACCGACTCGGCCCGGCTCAACTGGCGGCGGGACCAGAACACGCCCTCGGTCAACGCGGCGAAGAACCTCTTCGACCGCATCAACCGGCGCAACTTCACCATCTACCGGTACGACCTGTTCGGCGACAACAGGACCTTCGCCGACAACTTCACCTACCACCCGCTCGGCGGCTGCGTCCTCGGGGAGGCGACCGACCTCTACGGCCGGGCCAAGGGGTACCAGGGGCTGTACGTGGTCGACAGCTCCCTGATCCCCGGCTCGCTCGGCGTGAACCCGTTCGTGACCGTCACCGCCCTCGCAGAGCGGAACATGGCCCGGATCCTCGCCGAGGACTAG